In Acinetobacter sp. C32I, one genomic interval encodes:
- a CDS encoding TPM domain-containing protein → MLNLFKQHLKQRILPVLSIVFATLLFQHTVWAEVATATDQSDLVVAGKIIQEQQKNKPVASNTETPVLPKVANDMAEGESIRGLPTLNQPVIDQAKVLSDAEMQQLNQKILGLYQQGKAQIGVIIVPTTGQEAIFDFALRAGEKWQLGSAKRDNGLLMAIAVNDRNIQILTGYGLEGVLPDVVLSRIIRNQITPYFKQGQYAQGIAAGLDEISRIVNLDPEIAQQAAQELKDRHEQAIQAQQAKDNTLTMALFILISGVVGSFIVGNRLSASTAAVAATVAGLVNGAGLVMSLLLGVGIFFLLITSLAQLIFQAFLSGGGRGGGSGGFGGGSGGGYSGGGGSFGGGGASGSW, encoded by the coding sequence ATGTTGAACCTGTTTAAGCAGCACTTAAAACAGCGAATTTTGCCTGTTTTAAGCATCGTTTTTGCGACACTGCTTTTCCAGCATACGGTTTGGGCTGAAGTTGCGACCGCAACCGATCAAAGTGATCTGGTGGTTGCAGGTAAAATTATTCAGGAACAGCAAAAGAATAAGCCTGTAGCTTCGAATACTGAAACACCTGTATTGCCTAAAGTTGCTAATGACATGGCTGAGGGTGAATCGATTCGTGGTTTGCCGACTTTAAACCAACCTGTGATTGATCAGGCCAAAGTGTTGAGTGATGCCGAAATGCAACAGCTCAACCAGAAAATTTTGGGTCTGTATCAGCAAGGCAAAGCGCAAATCGGGGTGATTATCGTACCGACCACTGGGCAGGAAGCCATTTTTGATTTTGCCTTACGTGCAGGTGAAAAGTGGCAATTAGGCTCAGCCAAACGCGATAATGGTTTATTGATGGCAATTGCGGTGAATGATCGTAATATTCAAATCTTGACGGGTTATGGCCTGGAAGGTGTATTGCCTGATGTGGTGCTGAGTCGGATTATCCGCAATCAAATCACCCCCTATTTTAAACAGGGGCAGTATGCTCAAGGCATTGCAGCAGGTTTGGATGAGATTAGCCGTATCGTCAATTTAGACCCTGAGATTGCACAGCAAGCCGCACAAGAGTTGAAAGATCGGCACGAGCAAGCAATCCAAGCGCAGCAAGCCAAAGACAATACTTTGACTATGGCCTTATTTATCTTGATTTCGGGTGTGGTCGGTTCATTTATTGTCGGTAATCGTTTAAGTGCCTCCACTGCAGCTGTGGCTGCAACCGTTGCTGGTCTCGTCAATGGTGCAGGTCTGGTCATGAGCTTATTGCTCGGTGTCGGAATTTTCTTTTTATTGATCACCTCGTTGGCACAACTGATTTTCCAAGCCTTTCTATCGGGTGGTGGTCGCGGCGGTGGAAGCGGTGGTTTTGGCGGTGGCAGTGGCGGTGGTTATAGTGGCGGTGGCGGTAGCTTTGGCGGGGGAGGAGCATCAGGCTCATGGTAA
- a CDS encoding LemA family protein, translated as MKIIKQTALATVLASTLLFTGCGYNTLQVKDEAVNASWSEVQNQYQRRADLVPNLVNVVKGYAKHEEQVLVEVTQARSNVAGLKVDKEVLEDPALFEKYQQAQSQLTGALSRLIAVSENYPDLKANEQFRDLQAQLEGTENRIAVARNRYITTVQDYNAYVRQFPQVMTAKVIGMKTKENFKAEQSAQQAPTVSFN; from the coding sequence ATGAAAATCATCAAACAAACTGCACTGGCAACCGTATTGGCAAGCACCTTGTTATTTACCGGTTGTGGTTATAATACTTTGCAGGTCAAAGACGAAGCGGTGAATGCATCTTGGTCTGAAGTGCAGAACCAATATCAACGCCGTGCCGATCTGGTACCGAATTTGGTCAATGTGGTGAAAGGCTATGCCAAACATGAAGAGCAAGTGTTGGTTGAAGTCACTCAAGCACGTTCGAATGTGGCAGGCTTAAAAGTCGATAAAGAAGTGTTGGAAGATCCTGCATTATTCGAGAAATACCAACAAGCACAAAGCCAATTGACGGGTGCATTGTCCCGTTTGATTGCGGTTTCAGAAAACTATCCAGATTTGAAAGCCAATGAGCAGTTCCGTGACTTACAGGCACAGCTTGAAGGCACTGAAAACCGCATTGCGGTTGCGCGTAACCGCTATATCACCACAGTTCAAGATTACAACGCTTATGTACGTCAATTCCCGCAAGTGATGACGGCTAAAGTGATTGGCATGAAAACCAAAGAAAACTTCAAGGCGGAACAATCTGCACAGCAAGCACCGACAGTTTCATTTAATTAA
- a CDS encoding metal-dependent hydrolase translates to MALANVKVEKTYLNRPKALGITVRRLQFNPKKIKRHYFANSPVMSHLLTALSSTFPIGEQYFVNSVRNVRDKVQDPQLQAQIAAFIGQEAMHSKAHTEFNDAWRRDDYNLDRFQAWLAKRDDMLRNIHPKLQLALTCAFEHFTAMLGGYILKHPEILSTLDEDAMKLWVWHAIEEIEHRSVAFDVYQEVYGDDRIRRLLMRSVTTGFASLTFYATTRLIWQDKWKSLPKLGGNLFGMYLLSKMLLQLIPEYLSYYQADFHPAKHDYTSLVNYWKARMADEYGMASFQEQTASKIYS, encoded by the coding sequence ATGGCTCTTGCAAATGTGAAGGTAGAAAAAACTTATTTAAACCGGCCCAAAGCATTGGGAATTACTGTACGGCGTTTGCAATTTAATCCAAAAAAAATCAAACGTCATTATTTTGCCAATTCTCCAGTGATGTCTCATTTACTTACGGCACTGTCTTCAACATTTCCGATTGGAGAGCAGTATTTTGTGAATAGCGTGCGTAATGTCCGCGATAAAGTGCAAGATCCACAATTACAGGCGCAGATTGCGGCTTTTATTGGGCAAGAGGCAATGCATTCCAAAGCACATACTGAGTTTAATGATGCTTGGCGACGTGACGATTATAATCTTGATCGGTTTCAGGCATGGTTGGCGAAACGGGATGATATGTTGCGCAATATTCATCCGAAACTACAACTGGCTTTGACCTGTGCCTTTGAGCATTTTACCGCGATGTTAGGTGGCTATATTCTCAAACATCCAGAAATTCTCAGTACACTAGATGAGGATGCGATGAAGTTGTGGGTCTGGCATGCGATTGAAGAAATCGAGCATCGTTCGGTCGCTTTTGATGTCTACCAAGAAGTCTATGGTGATGACCGTATTCGCCGTTTGCTTATGCGCAGTGTGACCACAGGCTTTGCTAGCCTGACTTTTTATGCCACCACACGTTTAATCTGGCAAGATAAGTGGAAAAGCTTACCGAAACTCGGTGGCAATCTATTTGGCATGTACTTGCTGAGTAAAATGTTATTGCAGTTGATTCCTGAATATTTATCGTATTATCAAGCGGATTTTCATCCTGCCAAACATGACTATACGAGCTTGGTGAATTACTGGAAAGCGCGTATGGCCGATGAATATGGGATGGCAAGTTTTCAAGAACAAACAGCATCTAAAATCTATAGTTAA
- a CDS encoding MFS transporter: protein MTSKLNDRLLIAALYTSTFLCLVDLSSVNLALAAIQTQFNSHLADLQWVIDSYALSMSSLMLAVGALSQWLGRKRLWLVGVGIFIFGSVICAAAPDFGILILGRVIQGVAGAMLIPLTLAIIVHHFTQADRKAREIGNWSSFSAFALIIGPLMGGLMVHYLGWQSIFWLNLPVGMLALYLGWKGIADDQYQQKISFDYLGLIYSVIAIATLTYSIIMVQQAHMGYLIVFSFLLSIVFALIFIRHQNHTLHPLIPRHLFHNRIFLHFNLISFLLGFAGYSSLFVFALFYQEQVHLSAAQTGWLIAPQFLMQAVVSICFGRLQQSYGVLPLLKMGLLISGTALIAMISFQSSSSYLLFIGLSGMMGAGIGLIVPSSSTLSLHSVSQADASFAAAILNMLRQLGLTFGIAVLGTLTAFIIQWTVETLHYSMAQAQLFAFHSVVAIMGGLFLAAMLSLKKIKPEECIAPISSA, encoded by the coding sequence ATGACATCGAAACTCAATGACAGGCTGTTAATTGCCGCACTGTATACCAGTACCTTTCTTTGCTTGGTGGATTTAAGCAGTGTCAATCTGGCTTTAGCTGCAATTCAGACACAGTTCAATAGTCATCTCGCCGATTTACAGTGGGTGATTGATAGCTATGCGCTGAGTATGTCGAGTTTGATGTTGGCGGTGGGGGCTTTAAGCCAATGGTTGGGGCGTAAACGCTTATGGTTAGTCGGTGTCGGGATCTTTATTTTTGGCTCGGTGATTTGTGCCGCAGCGCCTGATTTTGGAATCTTGATTCTTGGGCGGGTGATTCAGGGTGTCGCAGGCGCGATGCTGATTCCACTAACGTTGGCCATCATCGTGCATCATTTTACCCAAGCCGATCGCAAGGCACGAGAAATTGGCAACTGGAGTTCATTCAGTGCCTTTGCCTTAATTATTGGACCGCTGATGGGTGGTTTAATGGTGCATTATTTGGGTTGGCAAAGTATTTTCTGGCTGAACCTGCCTGTTGGAATGTTAGCGTTATATTTAGGTTGGAAAGGTATTGCCGACGATCAATATCAGCAAAAAATCAGTTTTGATTATTTGGGATTGATTTATAGTGTAATTGCGATTGCTACCTTGACCTATAGCATTATCATGGTTCAGCAAGCGCATATGGGTTATCTGATTGTTTTTAGTTTCCTGCTTTCGATAGTTTTTGCGCTGATTTTTATTCGACATCAAAACCATACGTTGCATCCACTGATTCCACGACATTTATTCCATAACCGCATTTTTTTACATTTCAATCTGATCTCTTTTCTATTGGGATTTGCAGGCTATAGCTCCTTATTTGTCTTTGCGCTGTTTTATCAGGAACAAGTTCATTTAAGTGCGGCCCAAACGGGTTGGCTGATTGCCCCACAATTTCTGATGCAGGCGGTGGTTTCCATTTGCTTTGGTCGGTTACAGCAAAGCTATGGCGTGTTACCGTTACTTAAAATGGGATTGCTCATTTCGGGAACAGCGTTAATCGCAATGATCAGCTTCCAGAGCAGTTCATCTTATCTGCTATTTATTGGCTTAAGTGGCATGATGGGGGCAGGTATTGGCTTGATTGTTCCGAGCTCCAGTACCTTGAGTCTACATTCGGTATCGCAGGCAGATGCAAGCTTTGCCGCAGCAATATTAAATATGCTCAGGCAGCTTGGCCTGACCTTTGGCATTGCAGTATTGGGGACCCTGACAGCATTTATTATTCAATGGACCGTTGAAACACTGCATTATTCTATGGCGCAAGCCCAGTTATTCGCTTTCCATAGTGTGGTTGCAATTATGGGCGGACTGTTTCTTGCAGCCATGCTGAGCCTGAAAAAAATTAAACCAGAAGAATGTATCGCACCGATTTCATCGGCCTAG